The Desulfovibrio psychrotolerans nucleotide sequence TCCCGGCAGACGCGGCAACACTCACCGCAATGACAGTCAAGGAACTGCGCGAACTGGCAACCTCCCGCTTTCCCCAGATTCGCGGCGTTTCCGGCCTGAACAAGGGCCCGCTCATCGCCGCCATTCAGGATGCCATGGCACAGTCCCCGCAGCAGGCAGCCGCACCGGAGAAGACCCCCCCCCCTTCCGCAACTGCGCCCGCCACCAGAAAAAGCAAAGCCACACAAACCACGCAGGCCACCCAAGCGGAAAAGACCCCGATACGCCTGCCCGCTTTTCCCGCGGAGGAATGTCCCGCAACCACCCCGGCAGGCAAGGCCAAGGCACAAAGGAACTTTCTGCGCGACTATATGCGCACGGTAGACGACAACGCCACCCGCGCCGCAGTGCGCAGGCAGATGAAACGCCTGAAAAAAGGCACCCGCCGCAAGCCTGCTGCGGAATAGCCTTTTCCACAAAATTGCGCTTGACTTTCTGCGCCGCGTTCCATAAAAGTTCGTCTCCGCAGTCGGGAATCATCTAGTCCCCGTTGCTGCGGAACCAAGCGTCCCCATCGTCTAGCCTGGCCCAGGACACCTGCCTTTCACGCAGGCGACAGGGGTTCAAATCCCCTTGGGGACGCCAAATTTGGATATTATTTAGAGCGGTAAGGCATCAAAAGCCTTGCCGCTCTTGCCTTTTCAAGGCCATTCAAATCCCCAAGCCCTGCCGAATCCAAGCCCATCCAATAGTTGTGCAGGTATTTTTGTAGCACCGAACAGTATTACAGCGGCGCGATACACACATGATAACATGACAGCATCGCTGAGTATCTTCCGGAGCATCACACGATGATGCAGGAAGGGGCTGATTATCTCGACAGCCTACGGAGAAACGCAGCCTAGCGCTCCGGGCATGGCGAACGCCGTATTCCTCCTAAGCAATCTGATTAGGGGCTGTAGGCGGGGGTTATCTGACTGGATTGTCAGCTACGAATCTGATACTGTGTCTTAAGAATAAATGCGTAATGATTAGGATAGGCGCGTGACCAACCTTCCTCAGCAAAGCCAGTTTTTGATTTATC carries:
- a CDS encoding Rho termination factor N-terminal domain-containing protein, with amino-acid sequence MNPISPTEHSTTENAQLPADAATLTAMTVKELRELATSRFPQIRGVSGLNKGPLIAAIQDAMAQSPQQAAAPEKTPPPSATAPATRKSKATQTTQATQAEKTPIRLPAFPAEECPATTPAGKAKAQRNFLRDYMRTVDDNATRAAVRRQMKRLKKGTRRKPAAE